One region of Deltaproteobacteria bacterium genomic DNA includes:
- a CDS encoding urea ABC transporter permease subunit UrtC: protein MNLSTSERQRRIALVTAGLALMVGVPALNLGVEPGSLLHVPDHWVPLLGKYICYAILALSLDLVWGYVGVLSLGHGAFFA from the coding sequence ATGAACCTGTCGACTTCGGAGCGCCAACGCCGCATCGCGCTCGTCACCGCCGGCCTCGCGCTGATGGTGGGCGTGCCCGCGCTGAACCTGGGCGTGGAGCCGGGCTCGCTGCTTCATGTCCCGGATCACTGGGTGCCTCTGCTCGGCAAGTACATCTGCTACGCGATCCTGGCCCTGAGCCTCGACCTGGTGTGGGGCTACGTGGGCGTCCTCAGCCTGGGCCACGGCGCGTTCTTCGC